A genome region from Carya illinoinensis cultivar Pawnee chromosome 2, C.illinoinensisPawnee_v1, whole genome shotgun sequence includes the following:
- the LOC122301701 gene encoding uncharacterized protein LOC122301701, with the protein MGAEMDERWRNIWNLEVPSVCPASDDIWAKVGCCVQKWGRTEEEFLLLWGKLMERLSMKKLEEMIVLLRRVWLHRNEFVFKKKLGYPKILVKTAVEGLLEYKIAQILTKQVVKGQNSNARSVIRWEKPESGCVKVNWDASLNLKERRMGAGIIVRDEKGKALVVVCDQKVNVDSLVVAECFALRMAIELCSELNIHKAIFEGDARIVIEAV; encoded by the exons ATGGGGGCTGAAATGGATGAGAGATGGAGAAATATTTGGAATCTTGAAGTTCCTAGT GTTTGTCCAGCATCCGATGACATATGGGCTAAGGTTGGATGTTGTGTACAAAAATGGGGAAGAACTGAAGAGGAGTTTTTGTTGCTATGGGGGAAGTTAATGGAAAGGTTGAGCATGAAGAAGTTAGAAGAAATGATTGTGTTGCTTAGGAGAGTTTGGCTGCACAGGAATGAGTTTGTTTTTAAGAAGAAGCTAGGCTATCCTAAGATACTTGTGAAGACCGCTGTAGAAGGTTTACTCGAATATAAGATAGCTCAAATTCTTACAAAACAAGTGGTGAAAGGGCAAAACAGCAATGCAAGGAGTGTTATAAGATGGGAGAAACCAGAGAGTGGATGTGTGAAGGTGAATTGGGATGCTTCATTAAACTTGAAAGAGAGAAGAATGGGGGCTGGGATCATAGTTAGAGATGAGAAGGGAAAAGCTTTAGTTGTTGTTTGCGATCAGAAGGTCAATGTTGACAGTCTAGTGGTGGCAGAATGTTTTGCTTTGAGGATGGCTATAGAGCTTTGCAGTGAACTTAACATACACAAGGCTATTTTCGAAGGAGATGCAAGAATTGTCATAGAGGCTGTGTAG